The following coding sequences are from one Marinitoga hydrogenitolerans DSM 16785 window:
- a CDS encoding proline--tRNA ligase: protein MRMSKYYAPTLKEVPNDTEIKSHELLIRGGFIRKTASGVYTYLPLGTKVLKKIENIVREEMENIGSQEILMPIIQPAEIWQKSGRWDDYGPEMMKLKDRHDRDFTLGPTHEEMITTIIKNELRSYKQLPISLFQIANKYRDEIRPRFGVLRAREFIMKDAYSFHDSEESLNETYEKFYKAYENILERLGVDYLVVEADTGAIGGSNSHEFQIKAEYGESTIYYCDCGYAATDERAESNVVFDTTNEKENNINKVDTPNVKTIDDVATFLKTDKNKIVKSLLFKSREGWVLALIRGDYELNIAKLKTFLSDQTLTLGEPDEIYKTFGVEIGFIGPVGIKNVKIIADHSIKNMKNFVVGGMEKDKHYINVNLNRDFKIDYFADIRMVSKGEPCPKCGDPLKEIKGIEVGQVFKLGTKYSEKLNAYYTAENGKTKPFIMGCYGWGVSRTLGAIVEQLHDDYGMIWPRNIAPFEIVIIPVSTKQKELVDKAEEIYNLLKDKYDVLYDDRDASPGFKFKDADLIGIPLKVVLGKKMKNGKVEIKLRYEKNSQEVDISKSYDDLLKKIEQKLNEYDPKIYFNSIDKD from the coding sequence ATGCGAATGTCAAAATATTATGCACCTACATTGAAAGAAGTTCCAAATGATACTGAAATAAAAAGTCATGAGTTATTAATAAGAGGTGGGTTTATTAGAAAAACTGCTTCCGGTGTTTATACTTACTTACCATTAGGAACAAAAGTATTAAAAAAAATCGAGAATATCGTTCGTGAAGAAATGGAAAATATTGGTTCTCAAGAAATACTAATGCCAATAATTCAGCCTGCTGAAATTTGGCAAAAAAGCGGCAGATGGGATGATTATGGTCCAGAAATGATGAAACTCAAAGATAGACACGACAGAGATTTTACCTTAGGTCCTACTCATGAAGAAATGATTACCACCATCATAAAAAACGAGTTGAGGTCATATAAACAATTACCTATATCTTTATTCCAAATTGCAAATAAATATAGAGATGAAATTAGACCTAGATTTGGCGTTTTAAGAGCCCGAGAATTCATTATGAAAGACGCTTATTCTTTTCATGACTCTGAAGAATCTTTAAATGAAACTTATGAAAAATTTTATAAAGCATATGAAAATATATTAGAACGATTAGGTGTTGATTATTTAGTTGTAGAAGCAGATACTGGAGCTATCGGCGGAAGTAATTCACACGAATTTCAAATTAAAGCTGAATATGGCGAAAGCACCATATATTATTGTGATTGCGGATATGCCGCAACAGATGAAAGAGCTGAATCTAATGTTGTTTTTGATACCACAAACGAAAAAGAAAACAATATTAATAAGGTTGATACTCCAAATGTAAAAACGATTGATGATGTTGCTACTTTTTTAAAAACGGACAAAAATAAAATTGTTAAATCTTTATTATTCAAAAGTCGTGAAGGTTGGGTTTTAGCCTTAATTAGAGGTGATTATGAATTAAATATTGCTAAACTCAAAACATTTTTAAGCGATCAAACATTAACTCTTGGAGAACCTGATGAGATTTATAAAACATTTGGTGTTGAAATAGGCTTTATTGGTCCAGTTGGCATCAAAAATGTTAAAATAATAGCTGATCATAGCATTAAAAATATGAAAAATTTTGTTGTTGGCGGAATGGAAAAAGACAAACATTACATAAACGTTAATCTAAACAGAGATTTTAAAATAGATTATTTTGCCGATATTCGTATGGTTTCAAAAGGCGAACCATGCCCAAAATGCGGCGATCCATTAAAAGAAATCAAAGGTATAGAAGTTGGACAGGTTTTCAAACTAGGAACAAAATACTCAGAAAAATTGAATGCTTATTATACAGCAGAAAATGGAAAAACAAAACCATTTATCATGGGATGTTATGGTTGGGGTGTTTCAAGAACTTTAGGAGCTATTGTTGAACAATTACATGATGATTATGGAATGATATGGCCTAGAAATATTGCACCATTTGAAATAGTTATTATCCCTGTTTCAACGAAACAAAAAGAATTAGTGGATAAAGCAGAAGAAATTTACAATCTATTAAAGGATAAATATGATGTTTTATACGATGACAGAGATGCTTCTCCTGGTTTCAAATTCAAAGATGCCGACCTTATTGGCATTCCATTAAAAGTTGTCTTAGGTAAAAAAATGAAAAATGGAAAAGTCGAAATAAAATTAAGATATGAGAAAAATTCTCAAGAAGTTGATATTTCTAAATCTTACGACGATTTATTAAAAAAGATTGAACAAAAATTAAACGAATACGACCCAAAAATTTACTTTAATTCTATTGACAAAGACTAA
- the metG gene encoding methionine--tRNA ligase has protein sequence MKKFYVTTPIYYVNAEPHIGSSYTTIVGDIISRYKRMREFDVFYLTGTDEHGQKILQAAKAKGIDPQKLCDELAGKFKTLWQELKITNDYFVRTTDDQHMKTVQFFVEKMLKNGDIYKGKYEGWYCVPCETYWTNDEIEEKERKKICPSCGREVNWVEEENYFFKLSKYNEPLKKYFEENPSFVEPEFRKNEMLKILESGLKDLSITRTTFDWGVPMPNDPKHVIYVWVDALINYVSALGYPENMELFEKYWPADLHLIGKEINRFHSLIWPAMLMSVGLPLPKKIFAHGWLTVNGEKISKSLGNAIDPRVLVNAYGNDVIRYYLMRDIVFGKDGDFSEDNLITRYNSDLVNDLSNLVHRTLTMVNKYFEGIIPEPDIKEDVDEQLFNLINSTIEKYENYMDKYLFTHALESLWELVRFTNKYIDLTEPWLLGKDESKKARLATVMYNLMDSIRIIALLISPIMPETTMKILGKLSIENPENYIKDKNIRIGLLPVGNKINIGDPIFKRIDVKNWKKVIIMKREENQMEEKKNNEEIIENVLIDIDYFKNVDLRVAEILEAEKVKKSRKLIKLQLDLGELGKRQIVAGIANHYEPERLVGKKIIVVANLKPAKLMGVESHGMLLAAKIKDKLVLLTVDGDIEPGAKIS, from the coding sequence ATGAAAAAATTTTATGTAACTACACCAATTTATTATGTTAATGCCGAACCTCATATTGGTTCTAGCTATACAACTATTGTTGGAGATATAATTTCAAGATATAAAAGAATGAGAGAATTTGATGTTTTTTATTTAACTGGAACAGATGAACATGGACAGAAAATCTTACAGGCGGCAAAAGCTAAAGGAATAGATCCTCAAAAATTGTGTGACGAATTAGCTGGTAAATTTAAGACTTTATGGCAAGAATTAAAAATAACGAATGATTATTTTGTTAGAACAACAGATGATCAACATATGAAAACAGTGCAATTCTTTGTTGAAAAAATGTTAAAAAATGGAGATATATATAAAGGAAAATATGAAGGATGGTATTGTGTTCCTTGTGAAACATATTGGACTAACGATGAAATAGAAGAAAAAGAAAGGAAAAAAATATGTCCGTCATGTGGTAGAGAAGTTAATTGGGTAGAAGAAGAAAATTACTTTTTTAAACTTTCTAAATATAATGAGCCATTGAAAAAATATTTTGAAGAAAATCCGAGTTTCGTTGAACCAGAATTTAGAAAAAATGAAATGTTGAAAATATTAGAGAGTGGATTAAAAGACTTAAGTATAACAAGAACAACATTTGATTGGGGAGTTCCGATGCCTAATGACCCTAAACATGTTATCTATGTATGGGTTGATGCTTTAATAAATTATGTTAGTGCATTAGGATATCCTGAAAATATGGAGTTATTTGAGAAATATTGGCCTGCTGATTTACATCTAATAGGAAAGGAAATTAACAGATTTCATTCATTAATATGGCCTGCTATGCTTATGTCTGTGGGACTTCCTCTTCCTAAAAAAATATTTGCACATGGGTGGTTAACTGTTAATGGTGAAAAAATATCAAAATCTTTAGGAAATGCAATTGATCCAAGAGTTTTAGTAAATGCATATGGTAATGATGTAATCAGGTACTATTTAATGAGAGATATAGTTTTTGGAAAAGATGGAGATTTTTCAGAAGATAATCTTATTACAAGATATAATTCTGATTTAGTGAATGATTTAAGTAATTTAGTTCATCGAACATTAACTATGGTGAATAAATATTTTGAAGGTATAATACCAGAACCAGATATAAAAGAAGATGTTGATGAACAATTGTTTAACTTAATCAATTCAACTATAGAAAAATATGAGAATTATATGGACAAATATTTATTTACACATGCATTAGAAAGTTTATGGGAATTAGTAAGATTTACTAATAAATATATAGATTTAACTGAACCGTGGTTATTAGGGAAAGATGAGTCTAAAAAGGCCAGATTGGCAACAGTTATGTATAATTTAATGGATTCTATAAGGATAATAGCTTTATTAATTTCACCAATTATGCCTGAGACAACCATGAAAATATTAGGAAAATTATCAATTGAAAATCCGGAAAATTATATAAAAGATAAAAATATAAGGATTGGATTATTACCTGTGGGTAATAAAATAAATATTGGAGATCCTATATTTAAAAGAATAGATGTAAAAAATTGGAAGAAAGTTATTATTATGAAAAGGGAGGAAAATCAAATGGAAGAAAAAAAGAACAATGAAGAAATAATAGAAAATGTTTTGATTGATATAGACTATTTTAAAAATGTAGATTTAAGAGTTGCAGAAATTTTAGAAGCAGAGAAAGTAAAAAAGTCAAGAAAATTGATTAAATTACAATTGGATTTAGGCGAATTAGGTAAAAGACAAATTGTTGCAGGAATAGCAAATCATTATGAACCAGAAAGACTTGTTGGTAAAAAGATAATAGTAGTAGCTAATTTAAAGCCTGCTAAATTAATGGGTGTTGAGTCACATGGTATGCTTTTAGCAGCAAAAATAAAAGACAAATTAGTTCTCTTAACAGTAGATGGAGATATTGAACCTGGAGCTAAAATTTCGTAA